A single window of Plutella xylostella chromosome 25, ilPluXylo3.1, whole genome shotgun sequence DNA harbors:
- the LOC105382368 gene encoding uncharacterized protein LOC105382368 isoform X1, whose protein sequence is MHFANYTYCNKLQMLRLLLMLGLAVLARGSSVTFHDCGSAYDLEAVEIAGCGATLPCYLTLGEDIPVSLHFFADFASSSLDQKVIITVNNINLNTEVTPGNVGLFFEPCEMAVCPVPTDCVSSITSVMSVPRNMALNSRGYLRWRVYNERRVQVVCYSVLVQTQSPLQKMLRAAATNYTARPPHTPRAKNALEGKSKNAIMPVATAPPLHTPRAVKKALEGKSKNGIAPVGRRCRVNPTVKATVEKL, encoded by the exons ATGCATTTTGCGAATTATACTTATTGCAACAAATTACAAATGTTGAGACTGCTGTTGATGCTGGGCCTGGCCGTGCTAGCCAGAGGATCCTCCGTTACCTTCCACGATTgcg GGTCCGCGTACGACCTGGAGGCGGTGGAGATCGCGGGCTGCGGCGCCACGCTGCCCTGCTACCTCACCCTCGGCGAGGACATCCCCGTCAGCCTGCACTTCTTCGCTG ATTTCGCCTCCTCCAGTTTGGATCAGAAGGTGATAATTACCGTAAATAACATCAATTTGAATACCGAAGTTACCCCAGGTAACGTTGGACTTTTTTTTG AGCCGTGCGAGATGGCGGTGTGCCCGGTGCCCACGGACTGCGTGTCGTCCATCACCAGCGTCATGAGCGTGCCCCGGAACATGGCCCTG AACTCGCGCGGCTACCTGCGCTGGCGCGTGTACAACGAGCGGCGCGTGCAGGTGGTCTGCTACTCAGTGCTGGTGCAGACCCAGAGCCCCCTGCAGAAGATGCTCCGAGCGGCCGCCACCAACTACACCGCACGCCCTCCTCACACCCCCCGGGCAAAGAATGCTCTAGAAGGAAAATCGAAGAATGCAATTATGCCGGTAGCCACCGCACCACCACTCCACACCCCCCGCGCCGTAAAGAAAGCTCTAGAAGGAAAATCGAAGAATGGAATAGCGCCAGTCGGTAGAAGGTGCCGCGTCAACCCAACTGTTAAAGCAACTGTTGAAAAGTTATAA
- the LOC105382368 gene encoding uncharacterized protein LOC105382368 isoform X2, whose protein sequence is MHFANYTYCNKLQMLRLLLMLGLAVLARGSSVTFHDCGSAYDLEAVEIAGCGATLPCYLTLGEDIPVSLHFFADFASSSLDQKVIITVNNINLNTEVTPEPCEMAVCPVPTDCVSSITSVMSVPRNMALNSRGYLRWRVYNERRVQVVCYSVLVQTQSPLQKMLRAAATNYTARPPHTPRAKNALEGKSKNAIMPVATAPPLHTPRAVKKALEGKSKNGIAPVGRRCRVNPTVKATVEKL, encoded by the exons ATGCATTTTGCGAATTATACTTATTGCAACAAATTACAAATGTTGAGACTGCTGTTGATGCTGGGCCTGGCCGTGCTAGCCAGAGGATCCTCCGTTACCTTCCACGATTgcg GGTCCGCGTACGACCTGGAGGCGGTGGAGATCGCGGGCTGCGGCGCCACGCTGCCCTGCTACCTCACCCTCGGCGAGGACATCCCCGTCAGCCTGCACTTCTTCGCTG ATTTCGCCTCCTCCAGTTTGGATCAGAAGGTGATAATTACCGTAAATAACATCAATTTGAATACCGAAGTTACCCCAG AGCCGTGCGAGATGGCGGTGTGCCCGGTGCCCACGGACTGCGTGTCGTCCATCACCAGCGTCATGAGCGTGCCCCGGAACATGGCCCTG AACTCGCGCGGCTACCTGCGCTGGCGCGTGTACAACGAGCGGCGCGTGCAGGTGGTCTGCTACTCAGTGCTGGTGCAGACCCAGAGCCCCCTGCAGAAGATGCTCCGAGCGGCCGCCACCAACTACACCGCACGCCCTCCTCACACCCCCCGGGCAAAGAATGCTCTAGAAGGAAAATCGAAGAATGCAATTATGCCGGTAGCCACCGCACCACCACTCCACACCCCCCGCGCCGTAAAGAAAGCTCTAGAAGGAAAATCGAAGAATGGAATAGCGCCAGTCGGTAGAAGGTGCCGCGTCAACCCAACTGTTAAAGCAACTGTTGAAAAGTTATAA